The genomic region CTCGCTGGCAGGACTCTCCCATACCTAGAAGGACGACCTAGACTCACAAACTCACGCCGATATAGTTGTTGAAGATGAACGCGGGATGCACGATTCTCCATTGTCTTCATCGATCTTGCTTGCATCACAATGGTTACACATGCAACGTAATCGGGACAATGGCCGATGCCATTGTACTTGTGCAGCCACAAGCTTCTCCGCACCCTACTGCCAGCCCCAGCTTCCCTTCACCCCCTTCCGCCACTCGTTGCCCGCTCGAGTGCGCGGGAAAGATAATTACTAGGGGGTCTTCGAGGTACCTTACAACCGACTAACGTCAGAGTGCGGTGGATAAGGTTCGTAGGGTGCGGAGAAGCTTGTTCGCCAAGTGAACCATTTCCTGAAGCTACGTTCGAACGTTAGTCGTACCGCAGGGAGCTTGCGACCGAAGGTCTACGACGTAGTGAGAGTAGTAGTGCTAAAGGCAATGGTGAGCGTGCGATATTCAGCTGTAGGAAGTGCCAAGGCCGTCTCTCATTGGTTGTTCAAAACAGTGTATTGCCTAAGGCACCACAATTAACAACGTGAATGCCATCTAGCAGTGCAGATAGTGTATAGAGTACACGCAGAGGCTAAAGATCGCACGCTCAGCTCGTCACTTGGCGATACCATTGCACGGCCACCGCGCAACATCACATTTTAGCTTATATGCACGCCCTACTATAGTTCGTGTAATCTGTCAAAGGTGAAAGCTGAAGTATTTGTTTCATGCTCGGTGCGTTGTTGTGCCTATCGAGAATCTGCCGAGAGGCATTCTGCAGGTAGACGAGATCGTTGGCGAGTCCGTGTGGTGGACGCTTTTGGCCGGTGGTAGCTCATTCCTTCTGATGGTATCGCGGACGTGCGATGCCGTGGCGATGCAGATACACATGACCTGTTATCAGCTATCAGTGCAACAGCCCTCCTAGGCAGTACTATCGAAGTTCATGTAGAACAATATGCGAGCACGTCTTCGCTTATGTACCGATAGCACTCGGTATCTGGTACCGACCAGGGGGCTGATATTGGCTTCCACTTCGGTTTGCGTCGAACTGGGCTGATGCGTGCGCGCGGTCTTGAAGTTGTATGGCGAAGAACTTAATCTGCTGGTTCTGCTCCTATGGTCCCCATAATTCTGTTATACGCCTCATGATTGAAGGAGGGCTCGAATTGCATGGCGTCAAAGTGGTCCCGTTCCTGCAGCAATGGTTCCCTCCGCGATGCGCGTTCAGGGATGTCCTTGAGGCTTGATGTGGCAGTCGAGGCGTTTATCTCCCTGAGTGATATGCGATTGAGGTCGATGTTTGGGCAGGCATCGTGAGCGCGGTCAATCGTAGTCTGCACATGTCAATATCGAGGATCTTTCATGCGCAAGTGAAGAGATGCACGGTAGAAAAGAGTTCGAGCATGAGCTGCAGTGCCACTAGACCTAGCATTAGCGCGGTGGTCCGGGGGGTGGCGTTTCTTTGCGGAGGTCGACTTTGGGCGAATGCCAAGGTCCAACCGTTGAAGATCATTAATGTAGTTGAGTTCAGGATGACATGGAGGCTGTAGCGTAGAGCGACCGCAGCTGTCGTTGTAGTGGTGTCTGTACCTACACATGATTGAGACGACACTCTCCCACTTGCAAGTGCCGGGTGTCGACATTCCTGCGCCACAGCAGCACTCGCTCCACTGAGACGAGCAGGGTGCTGTCGGCGGATACGCAGTGTTGCCGCGCTCGGAAGCGACATGGCCACTTTCAACAATGAATCCAAGCGATGGCTGCAGCGCGTCTCTCACCGCGCAAGTCACATTCCCTACATATCCACTGTAACAGGCGGCGCCAGCACATCGACGTCGACAGGTAGCCTGCCGCAGCGAAAGTCGGGCGGCAGTACAGGCACAAGCAGCAGCCATCTGAATCTGACGCTGTTACACGACAAGAGGCACTCGTCCTATCTCGCCTCGCCCACCGAAACCGAGTTCGCGGCCACTCCCATCGACCCCTCCTTTGGCGACCGCATCGAGCGTCCAGCGCCTGCACGAGCCGCACCAGAGTTGCCTCCTGTCTCCGACCGGAAGCGCTCTCGCAGCGACACGGTCACGCGAGCCGAGGTGAAGAGCACAATGGACAAGTACGCGCGGCAGGCGGGAGACAGCACCTACGACAGCGACGCTGAAGCCGACGACGAGTTCGAGCGCTCCGTCTTCAGTTCACCTATCATAGCCGGCCACTTTCACGACGACCAATCCGACCACCCATCCGACTCGGAAGACGCCCAATCTATAGACGGCGAGGACACGCCAACGACGCAGGGCTGGGCCGATAGGGACGGGAGGAGTCCCACGGGGAAGATAACACAATGGACGGAAGAAGAGGCTGCAGACTACATTGCCAGTCTCTCGCCTGCCTTTAAGCAGTATGGTGCGACGTTTGTGGATGAAGGAGTCAATGGCGAGGCACTGATTGCCCTGCATCACGACGAGTTGCGGGAATTGGGTATTGCAAGCGTGGGACACAGACTCACGATACTGAAGGCCGTCTATGAGCAGAAGATGCGGGCAGGGGTCAAGATTGAGGAGGGCGATTATGTTCCGCTCTCCGCGGAAGGGGAGAAGGGCGACTTGACTGCCACCCAGGACGACATTTCACGAATCATCGAATCCATCCGTCTCCGCGACCAGAGGATAATCGCCGCAGAGGCAGAGCTGCGAGCTATGAAACAGGATCTGGACAGGATAGCAGACGAGAACAAGAAGCTAAGAGAGGAAACATTACCGATCATGAGATTGGTGAAAGACCAGCGAACGCCTTTGCCGGACCCGGCAGGTGGGACAATACCTTCGCCACGGGAGGAGAACATGAACTTGAAGCCAGAATCAGTCCAATCGAAGGGCAGTTCGCTGAGCAGGAAGTTCTCCACGAAGAAGCTCTTCCTCAAGAATACGGACAATACGAAACAACCTTCGCCAACACAGTCACATACACCACAACCTAGAGAAGTTCGAGATGATGGCGGCGCCCATCTGGAGGCATCAGCAGCTGCAATGGCTGCGAGCAGTCACTTGACAGCCAGCATGACGAGCCAAGCCAGTCCGAATAGCGTACACGGTCAGCAGATAAGCCCTACCAGTCCGGCATACACTGTACAGCCGCCTGGCTCTGCGGGGCATCCATCGGGCACGGCTGCGAGTCGCTCCTTCCCTCGAGATGGCACATCTTCTCGGCAAGAACGTCATTATGGCCACACGGACGACACAGGCACCGGCTACTCGACGAACAGTCATTACAGCCAAGCCAGTACGGTCGTGGCAGACCAGTCAAGTGCACGCCTTCGGGAACAGGATAGAGCAAGACGGCAAGCTCCAACACCTAGTCCACGAGAGGATGAGCATCCTGGAACTTCACGAGACAGAGACAATCCGCAGGTCGAGATCTTCAAGAGCTTCCGCGTCAGTATAGACGACCCTTGTCGTGTCGTGTTACCGGTGGTAAGTGCTATCAAGAGTCTGTCTGAGCACATGATACTGACAAACATAGGCATTAAAACGCTACAACATCACCGACGATTGGCGGCAGTATGCCTTATACATCGTGCACGGTGATCAAGAACGCTGTCTCGGTCTCGAAGAGAAGCCTTTACTGCTCTTCAAACAGCTCGACAAAGAAGGACGAAAGCCCATGTTCATGCTTAGACGGCACGCCTCCCCACAAGAAGGCTGGAGCGGAACATCAACAGCGGCGGTGCCAAACCAGGAAGCTGCCAAGGTGAGTAACGTGCGTGCGAGTCCTGGTCGTTTCTAGACTTCGGATCTGACATGGTGCGCTTAGCAGCCTGTGCCGGGCGGTGTTCTGTGAAGAAGTGATCAGAACATCCACCGTATTCGCCGCGATACGACTCATTGTTAGATGATTCAAGACGTACAGAGGGATGGGAGATGAATGTGACTGACTATATACCGATTCTGATGATGGGTTGATGTGCTGCGCAGTGGCAGTATAGGTAGAAAGAGCAAGCAGTATTACCATTCGATGGGACGACCAACGCCACTGGCCGAGGCTGATAACGTTGGCCGTACCTTGAGCATCTGGGGCCCACAGCCGCCGCTTAGCTGGCCGCGCCCTGTCTATACCACATCCATAGATGACTTTTGACCTGACTTTATCAAAACTACAACTATACAAGATCAGCACCTCGATCAGATTAAATCCTACTGACCTTATACTATACAGTCTTCACCCAAAACATCAAGAACCCAACAACAATGCCCTCCCCACCCAAAACCGTCGTCTTCGACTGCGTCGGCACCCTAGTCGGCTACGAAGCCCTCTTCAACGCCATCGACACCCGCCTCGGCTTCAAACTCCGCGCCGAAGGCGTCAAACCTACCCTCTTCGGCTACACCTGGATAGAGGTCGCCGAGCGCGAATACACCTACCTCTCCATGTCCGGCCGCTACCTCACCTTTGCCAAAATCTTCGAGGCAATCCTCTGGCGTATGCTCTACAAAGCCGGCGTGCCCAACCCTCGGAGCTTCGCCACAGAGGATGATCTTGCGTTCATTATGGAAGGGTATTGAGCGATGGAGTTGAGACCTGGGGCGAAGGAGTGTATTGAGAAGTTGAGAAGCGCGGGGTTTAGGGTGATTGGGTTTACGATGGGGGATGTTGAGAGGGTTGGGGGGTATTTTAGAAACGCTGGGGTGGAGTTGCCGGAGGGGGATCTGCTGAGTTGTGATTCGAGTAGGATTGGGAAGCCCGATCCGGAGGCTTATAGGCCACTTTTGGAGGAGTTGAGGAGAGAGGGTGGCAAGCCTTGGTTTGCTGCTGCGCATATGTGGGATGTTTCGGCGGCGAAGAGGACTGGGTGAGTTGTTTGAGTGTTGAGCGGGTGGGTGATGATGGGTGCTGACTGGGTGTAGGTTCAAGGGAGCGTATTGTTCGGTTTGGGAGACTGAGCCTTTGACGGATATCTTTGGGGAGATGGATGTGCTTGTAAGATGGCCTCGCTTCTCTCTTCACCTCTTGATCATCACGCTGACCCCTAGCGCTAGTCTGATAGCTTGCCTGAAATGGCTGACAAGATCATCGCCGCATCGAAGTGATCATGTCAGTGCAATCAAGCCGATGGCATCACACTACATTTGTGCGATGTGGCGATCGAAAGAGGCCTTCGTGCAGGGCTACTGCGGACGATACGAGAAGTCGTGTGATGATATGACATAGAATTGAGTGAGGATCTATGAGCTTAGTCGAGGGTCGCCACAGTTTCGAGCTCCGATCGAGCCAGAGTGAGGTTCCCAGGAAGGTAGCAGCAAGCTCGCTCGCACATGTCAGTGCGAACGAGTGCGAACAGTTCATGGGAAAGAGAGCAGCCTCCATCTGGACAAGATGATGCCGTTGCAGTCTAAGCTGTCGTCAAAATCTACAGGGCACTGCTGAGCCGCATAGAGTATAGCAGTTGTGCGAGTCACGGCGCGTTCACGCTGTTCGCACTTGTGCTCAAGCCCATCTCGACTTGACCGCCTCAGTCCCTGTACGTCTCTGAGACTTCTCTTAGTTCAGGTTCCATGTAGCACGCCTCTGAGACAGTGCCTTTGATCAGTACTCGACTGATCTTACCAAAAGCATCGATACGCTTAGCTGGCAACAGCGAGAACGGCTCTAAGTCGAGCCAGACGCTTCCATCGTCGTCCGTGATACAGTCATCATGAGCTCGGAAGAGTAGGACAGGCAAGTGGTCTCTGAAGTGAGCTGCGCGCGTATAGATCTCACCCAAGCACTTGTCAGACCAAGCAGAGAACATCTCCATGTACGCAGCAATATTGTGCTCGCGAGCGTTGCGGTCCTTCAAGAAGGATCCGTCCGGCGCATCCGGCATCTGCCGGATCTGCACAGCCTGTATGTGCGGCATAGTGATGAGCGCCAGCAGACTATTCTGCCAGATCGTCGACTTTGTCTTCCCATTTGCACGGAGTTCCATCACAGGCATGTTGATCGCCAATACCCTCAGCGAAGGGAAGTGCTCCGCTATGTGCTTGTGTATGCTGCCGTCGTCAACGCGCTCACCGTAACCAGCGAGGTCCAGGGCCAAGACATTCAGACTAGCCCTGTGCCTGGCCAGCGATTGTAGATCGGGGGAGTCTCCGATCAGTGTGCATTTCTTGAGCCCTTCGAATGTGCTTAGGAACTGTTCGAGAACCGCTCGTTGCTCTAGGTGTGCGAAGCTCTGGTACGAGAAAATGCGAAGCGATGCGCCGTGTTTCGTGAATTGCGACGTGAGATAGCCCAGCGACTCGCTGCTTCCTGATTCACGAAGGTCGATCGACAACGAGGTCAAAATGCTGAGGTCAACATGGGTCATGACGTGGATGTAGCATGTCCCCATGGCTGCCAGGGTCAATGTCTTCAGCTTCAGTCTCGGCGACCCAGCTCCATTCTCCGAGCGACTGAACAAGAGCTCATTGATCTTGTCTCTGGCTTGAGAGTTTGGCGGCTGGAGCACCTCTCTAGATACGCACGTGATAACATTGATATTCAATGTCGATAGTGTGGCTGTGCCCTGGACCAAGTGGTGATAAGCGCGAATGTCTTGGAGACTTCCTACCCTGACCGGGATACTGAGCTCCTGGAGGTTGGTCCAGAGCTGGTGGCCAAACGCTTTCGAGCTGAGGGTGGTCGCGAAATCGAACATGATAGGACCAAGGCTGATCTTGGTAAGCTTGTTCTGCTGCGTGCAAAGCAGCGAGAGCATGTCTTCAGTGCATCTAATATTTGGTATGACACTGAGGTCAAAATGTCAGTGTTCGGGCTTTTAGCAACGAATCTATGCATCACTCATATCCATATCACTCACATAGCAGTAAGCGCATTTCGCGGTAAGACTTGCAGAGCTCTCTTTAGGAATTGCTGTTCCTGCTCATGGTTCCTCATTGTGACGCATGGGGCGAATTCGAGGGCCCGAACATGTGCGATTCCGGGATTGTCGAGTGAAAGGAAGCCGCGGCCGAAGCTGCTCTTCGGCCAGTCGGGGACCTTGTCATCGAAGACAGCGGTCTTGTAAAGTGGCGGCGTCGCGACGTTGCGAAGTACTTTGCTCGTGAGGCAGAGGCTCTTGAGATCTGTCGGCCGTGGAATGTAGTCCAGGACAATAGTGACAAGCTCCGGCGGAAGTGACTCGAGCCGACTGGTGACGGCCATGGCGATGTCTGAGTGTTTGGACGTGCAGTGGATTTTAGGCGAGGAAGTGGGTGGTGGTGGCGGCGGCGGTGATGGTGGTTCCAGAGCAGAGTTTGGCGAAAGAAGCGATGGATGGGGCCGGGGTCTGATGGTGGAAGTCCTTCCTAAAGTTGTCGCGCGCGCGTTGATGATCCTTGCCCATCTTGATCCTTGCTTGTTTTTCGGCGCTACCCGCACTTGCCATGTGCAAGACCTCGCCCGCCTTTGAGCTTCATTTTTGGATCATCCTCGCTTACTCCCCTTACCATCCACGACAGTCCTTCACGACAATCTCTCGCTCAGGGTAACATCGGCGGGTCATCTCACATGGTGGGCGGCCGGCGGCCTGAGTGTCGGGCGGGCTATGGCGGCGATCACAGGTGTTGAACCGGGAAGTGTACGGCGGGTGGGCTGCTACCGTTTTCAACAAAGGGAGATCCAGACAGCACCTATTGGTCCTTCTGCTGGCAGCCTGTGTGATCGCCTCGTCGAATGTCCCTGAGCGGTCGCCTTCGAGGTACTACTAGTGGGTTTGGCACGTGTGAACGGGACAGTCAGCCATCGATAGCAAATCTCCGATATCTTAGACTTCATTGTCTTCCTGCGCAAGGTTAGCTTGGTGGAGAGGATGTCAGCGGCTGGCGGTGCTACGAGCTTCCTGAAAAGGGAAAACAAAGGTGCGGGTCGTATGCCTCTCCACCGGCAACTCAGCGTTCCccaccgtgtagcctcgaCTGGCTTGAGATGACATTGATGGGTAACGTAACATCCTCCCCGACAACGTGTGTGATGTGTGCCGGCCGCTCGGGCCGGCGGACGCTGACATTGCGTAGGTCATTGTCTTCGAGCTACGCGCTTGATGGCAGAGACCGTAAATGCAGAAAGATGCCGTCTAGCGCACCATACCGGCTCAAACCTGTCTTCAACGACAACAACGCCTTACAGAGCGAGATTGCCCCTCGTCGAGCCATACGCACCAATCCCCGTATCATCCTTAAACAAGAACTCGACAGGGCTCTGATGGTCCTCGACATATCCCACACCACCCACAGCTTTGACCTCAATCGGTGTGGACAGCACCTCCTCTGGATCTTGGCGAAAGTAATCTCTTTGCCTACCTACCGTCAGTAACTTCCAACCAACCTGCCAGGCATC from Fulvia fulva chromosome 2, complete sequence harbors:
- a CDS encoding Mitogen-activated protein kinase adapter protein encodes the protein MATFNNESKRWLQRVSHRASHIPYISTVTGGASTSTSTGSLPQRKSGGSTGTSSSHLNLTLLHDKRHSSYLASPTETEFAATPIDPSFGDRIERPAPARAAPELPPVSDRKRSRSDTVTRAEVKSTMDKYARQAGDSTYDSDAEADDEFERSVFSSPIIAGHFHDDQSDHPSDSEDAQSIDGEDTPTTQGWADRDGRSPTGKITQWTEEEAADYIASLSPAFKQYGATFVDEGVNGEALIALHHDELRELGIASVGHRLTILKAVYEQKMRAGVKIEEGDYVPLSAEGEKGDLTATQDDISRIIESIRLRDQRIIAAEAELRAMKQDLDRIADENKKLREETLPIMRLVKDQRTPLPDPAGGTIPSPREENMNLKPESVQSKGSSLSRKFSTKKLFLKNTDNTKQPSPTQSHTPQPREVRDDGGAHLEASAAAMAASSHLTASMTSQASPNSVHGQQISPTSPAYTVQPPGSAGHPSGTAASRSFPRDGTSSRQERHYGHTDDTGTGYSTNSHYSQASTVVADQSSARLREQDRARRQAPTPSPREDEHPGTSRDRDNPQVEIFKSFRVSIDDPCRVVLPVALKRYNITDDWRQYALYIVHGDQERCLGLEEKPLLLFKQLDKEGRKPMFMLRRHASPQEGWSGTSTAAVPNQEAAKQPVPGGVL